Proteins encoded in a region of the Oncorhynchus keta strain PuntledgeMale-10-30-2019 chromosome 3, Oket_V2, whole genome shotgun sequence genome:
- the LOC127914900 gene encoding uncharacterized protein LOC127914900 isoform X44: protein MIYIRLTLREISSTARFYTVMIYIRLTLREISSTDRFYTVIIYIRLTLREISSTDRFYTVMIYIRLTVREISSTARFYTVIIYIRLTLREISSTARFYTVIIYIRLTLREISSTARFYTVIIYIRLTLREISSTARFYTVIIYIRLTLREISSTARFYTVIIYIRLTLREISSTARFYTVIIYIRLTLREISSTARFYTVIIYIRLTLREISSTARFYTVIIYIRLTLREISSTARFYTVIIYIRLTLREISSTARFYTVIIYIRLTLREISSTARFYTVIIYIRLTLREISSTARFYTVIIYIRLTLREISSTARFYTVIIYIRLTLREISSTARFYAVK from the exons atgaTATATATCCGCCTCAcgctcagagaaatcagtagtactgctaggttttacacagtaatgaTATATATCCGCCTCAcgctcagagaaatcagtagtactgataggttttacacagtaataatatatatccgcCTCAcgctcagagaaatcagtagtactgataggttttacacagtaatgaTATATATCCGCCTCACggtcagagaaatcagtagtactgctaggttttacacagtaataatatatatccgcctcactctcagagaaatcagtagtactgctaggttttacacagtaataatatatatccgcctcactctcagagaaatcagtagtactgctag gttttacacagtaataatatatatccgcCTCAcgctcagagaaatcagtagtactgctaggttttacacagtaataatatatatccgcctcactctcagagaaatcagtagtactgctag gttttacacagtaataatatatatccgcctcactctcagagaaatcagtagtactgctaggttttacacagtaataatatatatccgcctcactctcagagaaatcagtagtactgctaggttttacacagtaataatatatatccgcCTCAcgctcagagaaatcagtagtactgctaggttttacacagtaataatatatatccgcctcactctcagagaaatcagtagtactgctag gttttacacagtaataatatatatccgcctcactctcagagaaatcagtagtactgctaggttttacacagtaataatatatatccgcctcactctcagagaaatcagtagtactgctaggttttacacagtaataatatatatccgcctcactctcagagaaatcagtagtactgctag gttttacacagtaataatatatatccgcctcactctcagagaaatcagtagtactgctaggttttacacagtaataatatatatccgcctcactctcagagaaatcagtagtactgctaggttttacgcAGTCAAATGA
- the LOC127914900 gene encoding uncharacterized protein LOC127914900 isoform X7, with amino-acid sequence MIYIRLTLREISSTARFYTVMIYIRLTLREISSTDRFYTVIIYIRLTLREISSTDRFYTVMIYIRLTVREISSTARFYTVIIYIRLTLREISSTARFYTVIIYIRLTLREISSTARFYTVIIYIRLTLREISSTARFYTVIIYIRLTLREISSTARFYTVIIYIRLTLREISSTARIYTVIIYIRLTLREISSTARFYTVIIYIRLTLREISSTARFYTVIIYIRLTLREISSTARFYTVIIYIRLTLREISSTARFYTVIIYIRLTLREISSTARFYTVIIYIRLTLREISSTARFYTVIIYIRLTLREISSTARFYTVIIYIRLTLREISSTARFYTVMIYIRLTLREISSTARFYTVIIYIRLTLREISSTARFYTVIIYIRLTLREISSTARFYTVIIYIRLTLREISSTARFYTVIIYIRLTLREISSTARFYTVIIYIRLTLREISSTARFYTVIIYIRLTLREISSTARFYTVIIYIRLTLREISSTARFYTVIIYIRLTLREISSTARFYTVIIYIRLTLREISSTARFYAVK; translated from the exons atgaTATATATCCGCCTCAcgctcagagaaatcagtagtactgctaggttttacacagtaatgaTATATATCCGCCTCAcgctcagagaaatcagtagtactgataggttttacacagtaataatatatatccgcCTCAcgctcagagaaatcagtagtactgataggttttacacagtaatgaTATATATCCGCCTCACggtcagagaaatcagtagtactgctaggttttacacagtaataatatatatccgcctcactctcagagaaatcagtagtactgctaggttttacacagtaataatatatatccgcctcactctcagagaaatcagtagtactgctaggttttacacagtaataatatatatccgcctcactctcagagaaatcagtagtactgctaggttttacacagtaataatatatatccgcctcactctcagagaaatcagtagtactgctag gttttacacagtaataatatatatccgcctcactctcagagaaatcagtagtactgctaggatttacacagtaataatatatatccgcctcactctcagagaaatcagtagtactgctag gttttacacagtaataatatatatccgcctcactctcagagaaatcagtagtactgctaggttttacacagtaataatatatatccgcctcactctcagagaaatcagtagtactgctaggttttacacagtaataatatatatccgcctcactctcagagaaatcagtagtactgctaggttttacacagtaataatatatatccgcctcactctcagagaaatcagtagtactgctaggttttacacagtaataatatatatccgcctcactctcagagaaatcagtagtactgctaggttttacacagtaataatatatatccgcctcactctcagagaaatcagtagtactgctag gttttacacagtaataatatatatccgcctcactctcagagaaatcagtagtactgctaggttttacacagtaatgatatatatccgcctcactctcagagaaatcagtagtactgctaggttttacacagtaataatatatatccgcctcactctcagagaaatcagtagtactgctaggttttacacagtaataatatatatccgcctcactctcagagaaatcagtagtactgctaggttttacacagtaataatatatatccgcCTCAcgctcagagaaatcagtagtactgctaggttttacacagtaataatatatatccgcctcactctcagagaaatcagtagtactgctag gttttacacagtaataatatatatccgcctcactctcagagaaatcagtagtactgctaggttttacacagtaataatatatatccgcctcactctcagagaaatcagtagtactgctaggttttacacagtaataatatatatccgcctcactctcagagaaatcagtagtactgctag gttttacacagtaataatatatatccgcctcactctcagagaaatcagtagtactgctaggttttacacagtaataatatatatccgcctcactctcagagaaatcagtagtactgctaggttttacgcAGTCAAATGA
- the LOC127914900 gene encoding uncharacterized protein LOC127914900 isoform X41, producing the protein MIYIRLTLREISSTARFYTVMIYIRLTLREISSTDRFYTVIIYIRLTLREISSTDRFYTVMIYIRLTVREISSTARFYTVIIYIRLTLREISSTARFYTVIIYIRLTLREISSTARFYTVIIYIRLTLREISSTARFYTVIIYIRLTLREISSTARFYTVIIYIRLTLREISSTARFYTVIIYIRLTLREISSTARFYTVIIYIRLTLREISSTARFYTVIIYIRLTLREISSTARFYTVIIYIRLTLREISSTARFYTVIIYIRLTLREISSTARFYTVIIYIRLTLREISSTARFYTVIIYIRLTLREISSTARFYTVIIYIRLTLREISSTARFYTVIIYIRLTLREISSTARFYAVK; encoded by the exons atgaTATATATCCGCCTCAcgctcagagaaatcagtagtactgctaggttttacacagtaatgaTATATATCCGCCTCAcgctcagagaaatcagtagtactgataggttttacacagtaataatatatatccgcCTCAcgctcagagaaatcagtagtactgataggttttacacagtaatgaTATATATCCGCCTCACggtcagagaaatcagtagtactgctaggttttacacagtaataatatatatccgcctcactctcagagaaatcagtagtactgctaggttttacacagtaataatatatatccgcctcactctcagagaaatcagtagtactgctaggttttacacagtaataatatatatccgcctcactctcagagaaatcagtagtactgctag gttttacacagtaataatatatatccgcCTCAcgctcagagaaatcagtagtactgctaggttttacacagtaataatatatatccgcctcactctcagagaaatcagtagtactgctag gttttacacagtaataatatatatccgcctcactctcagagaaatcagtagtactgctaggttttacacagtaataatatatatccgcctcactctcagagaaatcagtagtactgctaggttttacacagtaataatatatatccgcCTCAcgctcagagaaatcagtagtactgctaggttttacacagtaataatatatatccgcctcactctcagagaaatcagtagtactgctag gttttacacagtaataatatatatccgcctcactctcagagaaatcagtagtactgctaggttttacacagtaataatatatatccgcctcactctcagagaaatcagtagtactgctaggttttacacagtaataatatatatccgcctcactctcagagaaatcagtagtactgctag gttttacacagtaataatatatatccgcctcactctcagagaaatcagtagtactgctaggttttacacagtaataatatatatccgcctcactctcagagaaatcagtagtactgctaggttttacgcAGTCAAATGA
- the LOC127914900 gene encoding uncharacterized protein LOC127914900 isoform X22, giving the protein MIYIRLTLREISSTARFYTVMIYIRLTLREISSTDRFYTVIIYIRLTLREISSTDRFYTVMIYIRLTVREISSTARFYTVIIYIRLTLREISSTARFYTVIIYIRLTLREISSTARFYTVIIYIRLTLREISSTARFYTVIIYIRLTLREISSTARFYTVIIYIRLTLREISSTARIYTVIIYIRLTLREISSTARFYTVIIYIRLTLREISSTARFYTVIIYIRLTLREISSTARFYTVIIYIRLTLREISSTARFYTVIIYIRLTLREISSTARFYTVIIYIRLTLREISSTARFYTVIIYIRLTLREISSTARFYTVIIYIRLTLREISSTARFYTVIIYIRLTLREISSTARFYTVIIYIRLTLREISSTARFYTVIIYIRLTLREISSTARFYTVIIYIRLTLREISSTARFYTVIIYIRLTLREISSTARFYTVIIYIRLPLREISSTARFYTIIIYIRLTLREISSTARFYAVK; this is encoded by the exons atgaTATATATCCGCCTCAcgctcagagaaatcagtagtactgctaggttttacacagtaatgaTATATATCCGCCTCAcgctcagagaaatcagtagtactgataggttttacacagtaataatatatatccgcCTCAcgctcagagaaatcagtagtactgataggttttacacagtaatgaTATATATCCGCCTCACggtcagagaaatcagtagtactgctaggttttacacagtaataatatatatccgcctcactctcagagaaatcagtagtactgctaggttttacacagtaataatatatatccgcctcactctcagagaaatcagtagtactgctaggttttacacagtaataatatatatccgcctcactctcagagaaatcagtagtactgctaggttttacacagtaataatatatatccgcctcactctcagagaaatcagtagtactgctag gttttacacagtaataatatatatccgcctcactctcagagaaatcagtagtactgctaggatttacacagtaataatatatatccgcctcactctcagagaaatcagtagtactgctag gttttacacagtaataatatatatccgcctcactctcagagaaatcagtagtactgctaggttttacacagtaataatatatatccgcctcactctcagagaaatcagtagtactgctaggttttacacagtaataatatatatccgcctcactctcagagaaatcagtagtactgctaggttttacacagtaataatatatatccgcctcactctcagagaaatcagtagtactgctaggttttacacagtaataatatatatccgcctcactctcagagaaatcagtagtactgctaggttttacacagtaataatatatatccgcctcactctcagagaaatcagtagtactgctag gttttacacagtaataatatatatccgcctcactctcagagaaatcagtagtactgctaggttttacacagtaataatatatatccgcCTCAcgctcagagaaatcagtagtactgctaggttttacacagtaataatatatatccgcctcactctcagagaaatcagtagtactgctag gttttacacagtaataatatatatccgcctcactctcagagaaatcagtagtactgctaggttttacacagtaataatatatatccgcctcactctcagagaaatcagtagtactgctaggttttacacagtaataatatatatccgcCTCAcgctcagagaaatcagtagtactgctag gttttacacagtaataatatatatccgcctccctctcagagaaatcagtagtactgctaggttttacacaatAATAATATACAtccgcctcactctcagagaaatcagtagtactgctag gttttacgcAGTCAAATGA
- the LOC127914900 gene encoding uncharacterized protein LOC127914900 isoform X43, whose translation MIYIRLTLREISSTARFYTVMIYIRLTLREISSTDRFYTVIIYIRLTLREISSTDRFYTVMIYIRLTVREISSTARFYTVIIYIRLTLREISSTARFYTVIIYIRLTLREISSTARFYTVIIYIRLTLREISSTARFYTVIIYIRLTLREISSTARFYTVIIYIRLTLREISSTARFYTVIIYIRLTLREISSTARFYTVIIYIRLTLREISSTARFYTVIIYIRLTLREISSTARFYTVIIYIRLTLREISSTARFYTVIIYIRLTLREISSTARFYTVIIYIRLTLREISSTARFYTVIIYIRLTLREISSTARFYTVIIYIRLTLREISSTARFYAVK comes from the exons atgaTATATATCCGCCTCAcgctcagagaaatcagtagtactgctaggttttacacagtaatgaTATATATCCGCCTCAcgctcagagaaatcagtagtactgataggttttacacagtaataatatatatccgcCTCAcgctcagagaaatcagtagtactgataggttttacacagtaatgaTATATATCCGCCTCACggtcagagaaatcagtagtactgctaggttttacacagtaataatatatatccgcctcactctcagagaaatcagtagtactgctaggttttacacagtaataatatatatccgcctcactctcagagaaatcagtagtactgctaggttttacacagtaataatatatatccgcctcactctcagagaaatcagtagtactgctaggttttacacagtaataatatatatccgcctcactctcagagaaatcagtagtactgctag gttttacacagtaataatatatatccgcctcactctcagagaaatcagtagtactgctaggttttacacagtaataatatatatccgcctcactctcagagaaatcagtagtactgctaggttttacacagtaataatatatatccgcCTCAcgctcagagaaatcagtagtactgctaggttttacacagtaataatatatatccgcctcactctcagagaaatcagtagtactgctag gttttacacagtaataatatatatccgcctcactctcagagaaatcagtagtactgctaggttttacacagtaataatatatatccgcctcactctcagagaaatcagtagtactgctaggttttacacagtaataatatatatccgcctcactctcagagaaatcagtagtactgctag gttttacacagtaataatatatatccgcctcactctcagagaaatcagtagtactgctaggttttacacagtaataatatatatccgcctcactctcagagaaatcagtagtactgctaggttttacgcAGTCAAATGA
- the LOC127914900 gene encoding uncharacterized protein LOC127914900 isoform X4: MIYIRLTLREISSTDRFYTVIIYIRLTLREISSTDRFYTVMIYIRLTVREISSTARFYTVIIYIRLTLREISSTARFYTVIIYIRLTLREISSTARFYTVIIYIRLTLREISSTARFYTVIIYIRLTLREISSTARFYTVIIYIRLTLREISSTARIYTVIIYIRLTLREISSTARFYTVIIYIRLTLREISSTARFYTVIIYIRLTLREISSTARFYTVIIYIRLTLREISSTARFYTVIIYIRLTLREISSTARFYTVIIYIRLTLREISSTARFYTVIIYIRLTLREISSTARFYTVIIYIRLTLREISSTARFYTVIIYIRLTLREISSTARFYTVIIYIRLTLREISSTARFYTVIIYIRLTLREISSTARFYTVIIYIRLTLREISSTARFYTVIIYIRLTLREISSTARFYTVIIYIRLTLREISSTARFYTVIIYIRLTLREISSTARFYTVIIYIRLTLREISSTARFYTVIIYIRLTLREISSTARFYTVIIYIRLTLREISSTARFYTVIIYIRLTLREISSTARFYAVK, encoded by the exons atgaTATATATCCGCCTCAcgctcagagaaatcagtagtactgataggttttacacagtaataatatatatccgcCTCAcgctcagagaaatcagtagtactgataggttttacacagtaatgaTATATATCCGCCTCACggtcagagaaatcagtagtactgctaggttttacacagtaataatatatatccgcctcactctcagagaaatcagtagtactgctaggttttacacagtaataatatatatccgcctcactctcagagaaatcagtagtactgctaggttttacacagtaataatatatatccgcctcactctcagagaaatcagtagtactgctaggttttacacagtaataatatatatccgcctcactctcagagaaatcagtagtactgctag gttttacacagtaataatatatatccgcctcactctcagagaaatcagtagtactgctaggatttacacagtaataatatatatccgcctcactctcagagaaatcagtagtactgctag gttttacacagtaataatatatatccgcctcactctcagagaaatcagtagtactgctaggttttacacagtaataatatatatccgcctcactctcagagaaatcagtagtactgctaggttttacacagtaataatatatatccgcctcactctcagagaaatcagtagtactgctaggttttacacagtaataatatatatccgcctcactctcagagaaatcagtagtactgctaggttttacacagtaataatatatatccgcctcactctcagagaaatcagtagtactgctaggttttacacagtaataatatatatccgcctcactctcagagaaatcagtagtactgctag gttttacacagtaataatatatatccgcctcactctcagagaaatcagtagtactgctaggttttacacagtaataatatatatccgcCTCAcgctcagagaaatcagtagtactgctaggttttacacagtaataatatatatccgcctcactctcagagaaatcagtagtactgctag gttttacacagtaataatatatatccgcctcactctcagagaaatcagtagtactgctaggttttacacagtaataatatatatccgcctcactctcagagaaatcagtagtactgctaggttttacacagtaataatatatatccgcCTCAcgctcagagaaatcagtagtactgctaggttttacacagtaataatatatatccgcctcactctcagagaaatcagtagtactgctag gttttacacagtaataatatatatccgcctcactctcagagaaatcagtagtactgctaggttttacacagtaataatatatatccgcctcactctcagagaaatcagtagtactgctaggttttacacagtaataatatatatccgcctcactctcagagaaatcagtagtactgctag gttttacacagtaataatatatatccgcctcactctcagagaaatcagtagtactgctaggttttacacagtaataatatatatccgcctcactctcagagaaatcagtagtactgctaggttttacgcAGTCAAATGA
- the LOC127914900 gene encoding uncharacterized protein LOC127914900 isoform X8 produces MIYIRLTLREISSTARFYTVMIYIRLTLREISSTDRFYTVIIYIRLTLREISSTDRFYTVMIYIRLTVREISSTARFYTVIIYIRLTLREISSTARFYTVIIYIRLTLREISSTARFYTVIIYIRLTLREISSTARFYTVIIYIRLTLREISSTARFYTVIIYIRLTLREISSTARIYTVIIYIRLTLREISSTARFYTVIIYIRLTLREISSTARFYTVIIYIRLTLREISSTARFYTVIIYIRLTLREISSTARFYTVIIYIRLTLREISSTARFYTVIIYIRLTLREISSTARFYTVIIYIRLTLREISSTARFYTVIIYIRLTLREISSTARFYTVIIYIRLTLREISSTARFYTVIIYIRLTLREISSTARFYTVIIYIRLTLREISSTARFYTVIIYIRLTLREISSTARFYTVIIYIRLTLREISSTARFYTVIIYIRLTLREISSTARFYTVIIYIRLTLREISSTARFYTVIIYIRLTLREISSTARFYTVIIYIRLTLREISSTARFYTVIIYIRLTLREISSTARFYAVK; encoded by the exons atgaTATATATCCGCCTCAcgctcagagaaatcagtagtactgctaggttttacacagtaatgaTATATATCCGCCTCAcgctcagagaaatcagtagtactgataggttttacacagtaataatatatatccgcCTCAcgctcagagaaatcagtagtactgataggttttacacagtaatgaTATATATCCGCCTCACggtcagagaaatcagtagtactgctaggttttacacagtaataatatatatccgcctcactctcagagaaatcagtagtactgctaggttttacacagtaataatatatatccgcctcactctcagagaaatcagtagtactgctaggttttacacagtaataatatatatccgcctcactctcagagaaatcagtagtactgctaggttttacacagtaataatatatatccgcctcactctcagagaaatcagtagtactgctag gttttacacagtaataatatatatccgcctcactctcagagaaatcagtagtactgctaggatttacacagtaataatatatatccgcctcactctcagagaaatcagtagtactgctag gttttacacagtaataatatatatccgcctcactctcagagaaatcagtagtactgctaggttttacacagtaataatatatatccgcctcactctcagagaaatcagtagtactgctaggttttacacagtaataatatatatccgcctcactctcagagaaatcagtagtactgctaggttttacacagtaataatatatatccgcctcactctcagagaaatcagtagtactgctaggttttacacagtaataatatatatccgcctcactctcagagaaatcagtagtactgctaggttttacacagtaataatatatatccgcctcactctcagagaaatcagtagtactgctag gttttacacagtaataatatatatccgcctcactctcagagaaatcagtagtactgctaggttttacacagtaataatatatatccgcCTCAcgctcagagaaatcagtagtactgctaggttttacacagtaataatatatatccgcctcactctcagagaaatcagtagtactgctag gttttacacagtaataatatatatccgcctcactctcagagaaatcagtagtactgctaggttttacacagtaataatatatatccgcCTCAcgctcagagaaatcagtagtactgctaggttttacacagtaataatatatatccgcctcactctcagagaaatcagtagtactgctag gttttacacagtaataatatatatccgcctcactctcagagaaatcagtagtactgctaggttttacacagtaataatatatatccgcctcactctcagagaaatcagtagtactgctaggttttacacagtaataatatatatccgcctcactctcagagaaatcagtagtactgctag gttttacacagtaataatatatatccgcctcactctcagagaaatcagtagtactgctaggttttacacagtaataatatatatccgcctcactctcagagaaatcagtagtactgctaggttttacgcAGTCAAATGA